Below is a window of Cryptococcus neoformans var. neoformans JEC21 chromosome 12 sequence DNA.
ACCGATGACTTGTTGAAGTAGATGACAGAATTTTTGATAACCCCTCATGATCAAGTCTTTATAGACTGTATGCGCCGCCTATCGCATTATTTCGAACTTAACGCTCCAAACGAAGTATATAATACATGAGGTCTCTTTGTCAAGTTTATTTAGCGGTATACCGTAAACACAGCGTCATAGCCTCGTTGTTCCTCCCCAAAATAAAAGAGCCGCTGCACTGCTGTTTGTCATGTGTTTCGTTTGTGCTAAATACACCGCTTGTCATTTTTTCTACTGCGCTAACAACAACCCCTCATCCGTTTATCTTCGTTGCGGATATCTGGCGCCTCCGATCTTCAATCAATTATTGGATAGTAGTCATATTCATAGCTATGGACGCCACATACAATATGATTCATTCCGCCCCGCTAAGCAAAAGTGCTTACAACTATGCAATTTCTAGTACAAATAATGTCACTATACTTTCTTCAAAAATAATTACCGGTAAAGATGCTAAAGAGACCGAGAAATAAAGAAACACCGTGGTTCAGTAAACGAAAGAAAATGCGATGTACAAGCCCTTGTTTGATGCTGAGATGTATACAACTGATGATTGGTATGCGCTGTGCGAAAAAACCTGAAACCTGGTATCGAAGATGGCTGGGTATAgctcaagaagaaagagatcaAAACATTGCCCTACTGGAAGTAGAACAGTCCCTTGGGGTTCCTATCCACCTTTCCTGGAATCTCATACGTCTTCACGCCCTTGGCCTGGTCCCAGTTGAACCCGATCCTCCTTGGCACGCTCTGCGAGCTGGGCACTGGGACGATTTTGTCGTCCGAAACTTTCAAGCCGCCGATATCAGGGAAAGCTGCGGATGTAGCAGCGCGAAGGGGCATATGACGCGAAGACGGGGTGTGAGAACCGTAGGCGGTGGAATTGGATGTTGATAATTGGGCAGAGGAGCGAGGGATAAGAACACCTTGGGGATGATACCTATCGGGTGGCAAAGAACACGCCGGTCCTTGACTTCTTTTCACCGTAGTCTGCCTCTCGACACCTGCCGGCACAACATACGTGATCTTCCAGTTactcccttccctctccaaGTTCTGCCTCGGGGTGTTCTCAGACGGACCGGAAGAGATGTCTCGCCTGCGTCGAGGCACAGCAACAGGAGTAGAGTCGGTACACGCATTGGCACCGGCACCGGACCGACGGTGTATTCTCTCGTTGTGCGCCTGCACTTCCACCTTTCCAAAGCTATCCCATGTCGGCTCGCTCTTCCTGGCCTTGATAGTCCCTCCCACAGGGCGTGTGATACTGGAGGTGCTATCTGTTCTCGAGGCGGCCATCGGAGGAGAAACGGATGAGGGCACAACAGTACCATCAGGATAAACAAAGCCGCGTTGAGTATAGCTGCTAGGAGTGTTGTTAGAGCTTCGAACTGAAAAAGCTGAAGCATAAGAATGCAAGAGACCGAGAGTGTGCGAAGGAGCAGAGCCGAGATCGACAGGAAGAGCGGTGGAGCGGtaagaggatgatgagccGACAAGTGATGTGTGGCTCATGTTAGATCGTGGGATAGGTCGAACAGGAATTGGAGCAGAGCGCTCAGCACTGCCAGAAGGACGTCGTTCTTTGTTTGATACACAACCATGCAAGGGAGTCATCGCCCTCAActttcctccaccacttGATGATTGTCCCAGTTCAGCCTCTTGATGCCACAAGCTCGTCAAGCTCTCAGTGCTAGGAGCAGGACGACGTACAGCGGGCTGCATCGAGCTTCGCCTCTGCCTCTCAATCTCGTTCCACGTCCGATCAGAATCCTCTTTGGAGAATCGAAAGTAATCCATGATCTTGGGAGCAGATGACGAAGTGTTGTGGTCACGTGTCAAACCGGCAGAGTTCGAAGTTGATGATTCGGTATCACTACCAGAGACAAACAATGGCGATGGGGGAGCATTGGGGCTTTTACCTTGGTCGGTGACGGGAACATTTTCGtcaggagagaagaaagtgTTGGAGAAGTCAAAGGACATGGTGCGCGCGAGGTCCTTGTAAACCTCTGTTGACCTGCCAGCATCCGTCTCCATACATTCTCGGCTGCAGTAGATCGCGGATTTAAAAGGTGGACTGCTGGATAATGGAGGGGATTTCTTGGATTGAGGAGATTCTGATGGAGATACAACGCCTTCGTTAGTCTCTGTTCGAGTGAGACATTGACCTTTCGCAGCGTTGGTAACGGCTGTACGCGCAGCGGAATTCGGATTCCGCTTGAGCGGTGGACGAATCACTTTGCCATTAGCATTTCGCGTAGTTGTTGTCCCATCGGGGTTCTTGACCTGCCATCGAGGTTAGTTATACGCCTCTTGTTGTTAACTCAAGACACCCACCCTGATAGTTCCACcagccatcttcttcttggacttcttctcaccctccttccccttctcgcTAGCCTCTATTTGCACTATCCGCTTGTCACACACTATACAATACACCTCAAAAGgcgcttcttctgcttgagCGCTCAAGTGTGTCGCCCTCGCCGGAGGATGGGCGATAAGAAATGGGTCTAAGACAGACATGACGTGCGGCCGTATACTGGATGTGGATATGTATCTGTTTTTCACAGTCAGCATTGTGCTTTGCAGTGATATATATCATCGGGGGATGGTGGCAATAATAAACAACATAAAGGAGAAATATTGTGTGTCGAATGAGGCTTGCGGCAATGACGCCGATCTGATGAACCCATATTTGTCCTAGAACGCGAGCCTGGAATTTGATGGCGTTCGAAACGCTGTCGATCCGtgtgaaaaaaaagaagaaaaaaaagaagaaaaaaaaaaagccgGAACCATCCCCCACTCATCGAAGTAGTATGCACTCACATGAATATAAGACACCTGTAACGGTTCGAAACACGTTACGCGCCGATACTAAACTGACAAGGTTGCTGAGTCGAATCTTGTCTAGAGTGGAAAAGCTACCGACAAATCCGCGTATGCTGATTGTCGCTGTCGCGTAATAAGCGGATCGATAGAATATAGGTAATGTCGCGACCTTAAATGGGAATCAAAAGAGTAGGCGAGATACTCGATTACTAGGCCAAGAACCTACAAAGGAATGTGGCCAAGACGCCTAAGGATCGGTTTCGAGGAGTGTATAAAGATGTCGTGCTCTATGAACAGAGATGGGCGGAGCGACCGGTCCGCGACGGGTAACGgaacgaaaaaaaaaaaaaaaggatatGGAGAGGGGTATTTGGTGGTGAGGAGACGCTTTTTCAAGCTTCCTTTCTCTATCTGTGGGGTCTTCCTCCCACAGTAGTGTGTAGATgtagaagagaagaaagagatcaagaagaaaagagcaaAACTTCTCCTTGAGACCTTGTCGAGACAACCGATGAAGACGGTTTTTCCGGTCGACCTCGTGCGCGAAGAGAGAATTATTCCGCAGTAAATGGTACCTTGAAGTGAAGCTTGGCGGATGCCGCCCGTCTGGCCTGGCCACAGAGCGGGGTCCCTCAAAAGGTGACTTGGGTGTTGTTTTCGACGAACGGATAGGTCAAGATGtgatgaaggaaaaggaattAAAAGAATAAACATACATCTCCTATGTATCCTCTCGTATTCTTTCTCAGAGTCAACCCCCAACCGATATTCCGTTGCCGCTTCAACCGTTACAAACCGCTGCAGATCTTTTGCGGAGTCGTTCCACTAGTCATGTTCACGCCTTTTTCCGGATTTCGGCTGTTGGGCCGAGAACCGACGACTCCTCCAGCCTTTTTTTCCGGACCTCTGGAGTGAATATCGAAACCAACATGCACAAAATGCAACCCAAGGAGATGCATGAGGGTCGTTCGATCGCCATGACAATGCATATTTGCAACATATGCAAACAGCATTTTGTTCTTTCTTGCAGAAGCATCATACTAGCATTATGGGCCTATCTATAAGGCATTCAAAGTAAGACCGTTGTTGTTGCAATAATAGTTGCTCGGAGAACCAGGAGAAGAACCACTAGACTAAAAGCCGACGAGTAATCAGTGACTGGGAGTTCCCGAGGATCTTTGCTATCTCTTCTTACACGCTCGCGTTAGGCTCAGATCATGCTTGCTAGTTACCTAGCTTACAGCAGCGTGTTCGGTATGTATTCCACAAACGTTCACACATCTCAGTTGTTCTTATTTAATTCGGCATCTGTTCTGCTTCAGATCACCTGCGTCGGTGGTTTTGTCCAACTAAGAGTGTTTTTCACACTCCTCGTTCTCAGCAACGCTCGGGATACGATGGACCGCTGGATGCTCATATCCCCAGACCACGAAACCAAAGCCTGAGGAGGACTGAGGCTTTGAGTGTGGTAACTTAGCTCCGTCAATTCCGGTTTAAACACCTTCCTTCGACGGGCCGTTCCTCTTGGAACTAATACTGATTTTCCCCCTCCCTCTCGTTCTTGCGGAGATGGCTCGTGGCTCGTGGCGAATGCGGATTTGCACCACTCGATCAGCCACAGCATTATCAACCTGAGGGTCTGGAACCTGCGCAGCTAAGGCAAGAATTACGACTTCCAGATCCGGGGATATTATGCGGGGCAACATCGGCAATGGAGCGGACGGTCATGACCGCCGATCGCACAAGTTTTCGGGATTGTTCGGCGGTTATGATTGCAGTTCGGGACAAAACGCACCGAAGCTGGCTGGTCATCCTTCCTAATCTTCAACCGGACCGGTGGAACTTCTATCTTCTTGACAAGTATATGATTGAGGCCCTTGAGGCCGTTGAGgtaggctcgacacaagcctctcgacggacattggctcGTCTCCGACGAGCAATAAGTTCCGAGGAGGGGTAAGTTCCGAGGAGGGACTTGTGTCGACgagccaatgtccgtcgaggggcttgtgtcgaCCTACCGTTGAGGGGGATCCCATCATCGCCATATTATGTAATACTCGTTCCGGAcaagcaaaaaaaagccGTCATTCGGTGTAGTGACAACGCAACTACTTTCTTCTGGCACTGCTGCCCTTATCTAACATGATCTGAAGCTCATCTCCCCGCTCGGCCAGCAGATTTCATGCAGAAAGGAACAGCAAGTAGTATTTTCGCTGGATTACTTCAAACCAAGATAAGCTATGAACGCAGCGTGACATATTCAGCTCTATTTCGAAGTAAGCTCGAAACTCGGCTCGTCTGTCACTTGCTATAACTCTAGGGCCTCGAAAATGTGATCAAGGCtgtcttttttgttttgtcGTGGCAATGTCATTGTATTCAGCACACGGAATTGACCCTTAATGTTAGCTATCTGGGTCGAGTTCAATGCATACCATGTCCAATATCTCCAACTCGCCCTAGGCAAGCAGGAAAATGAGCAGCCTTCGACCCTGTTCCCAACAATGATCGCAGAAAAGATTAGAGCAAGGTAATGATGCTAGGCTGCTTTAGCGAGCCCAAAGCCAACAACGAGAATCCGAAGTGACTATTACAAAACGAGTCGAAAGTCTCAGATAAAATTAGATATCGTCAGATCAGAAAACAAAGCCAGGCTATGGCCCGAAGCAGTCCAGGAGGAGCGTATCCGCGTGGTTTTTGGGTCATCAGTCTGCCATGCAAGCATGCTTGTTAAGATGAGACTACTACCCCATGAAGGTGGATATTATCATCACAACCTCATAACCGGGAATAACGACCGCCTATCCAGGTACGTAACTTCAGAATATAACAGACGCCTGGATAGCtatccatcatcatgtaGCACTCATTTACGGTCCTGGTGATGAATGATCTGCGATCCCATGCTTGGGTTTATGCTCCAAGAGAGAAAATCAAGCAAGGTTGGGAACAGAATGCGAGAGAGGAAACGGGAGTAAAGGCAACCAAAGAGCCGAGGGCATTGACTCCacaagagaaaggagaagcgCCAGGTCTAAACCTGAATATCATCAGCCGACAGAAAACAGCATGGATGCTAATCGGTTGATCCTCTATCTATCGTAATCTTTGGCCGGAGCGGTTCGTTCACTTTCAGAATATTATGATCTGTCTTAGGTCTTGTAGAAATATCTAAATGTTGATCGTCATGTTGTTATGAAATTATCAAACATCAAACATCAGAAAACAGATGATTATAACTGTTGTGGATTCTGTGTATACTGACTTCAGACGTATGCCGGCGTGAGCATATTTTTTATCCGTCCACTAACGACCGCTGGGATTGCCGCCTTTTCCGTTCTtatcttctctcatccatGTTGATCTGCCATAGACTGCAGCACACACAGGCTACAGATCACAGGATAACCCTCATCA
It encodes the following:
- a CDS encoding expressed protein, with amino-acid sequence MSVLDPFLIAHPPARATHLSAQAEEAPFEVYCIVCDKRIVQIEASEKGKEGEKKSKKKMAGGTIRVKNPDGTTTTRNANGKVIRPPLKRNPNSAARTAVTNAAKGQCLTRTETNEGVVSPSESPQSKKSPPLSSSPPFKSAIYCSRECMETDAGRSTEVYKDLARTMSFDFSNTFFSPDENVPVTDQGKSPNAPPSPLFVSGSDTESSTSNSAGLTRDHNTSSSAPKIMDYFRFSKEDSDRTWNEIERQRRSSMQPAVRRPAPSTESLTSLWHQEAELGQSSSGGGKLRAMTPLHGCVSNKERRPSGSAERSAPIPVRPIPRSNMSHTSLVGSSSSYRSTALPVDLGSAPSHTLGLLHSYASAFSVRSSNNTPSSYTQRGFVYPDGTVVPSSVSPPMAASRTDSTSSITRPVGGTIKARKSEPTWDSFGKVEVQAHNERIHRRSGAGANACTDSTPVAVPRRRRDISSGPSENTPRQNLEREGSNWKITYVVPAGVERQTTVKRSQGPACSLPPDRYHPQGVLIPRSSAQLSTSNSTAYGSHTPSSRHMPLRAATSAAFPDIGGLKVSDDKIVPVPSSQSVPRRIGFNWDQAKGVKTYEIPGKVDRNPKGLFYFQ